The genomic DNA ATTTGTCCAAGGGTTATTGTTTTTAGGGTTTCAGGGTACTTGATGACTGATAAATTGGAGGTACCTCGTAGAAAAGTTCGAAAAGATTGGCATGTGGGGTTGCATCCTGATCCAGTGGACCGTTCTCATCCAGATGTTGATGATGATTTACTCATCCAGGAGGCTGCTAAAATGAATGCTGTGAACCGTATGCTATTCCCGAATTTCAGTAGTTTTATACCCCTGTATTTCTTTCTTAATCTCTCAAATTATATTAGTTGCTAAGGTAGCTCCATTGCACTCCACTTCATAAGGGTAGTATGCAGACAATGAACTGATTCTTTCCTTATTCTGCCACTAAGCTGCAGCACTTgtttctaattttatttatatttcctGTTACATTGCTTTCATCTTGGAAAGGAAATCTGAAACAACTTTAGAAGATCAtggttttattaatattttgaagCATTGTTCCCATGAAATGACTCATACCATTACCTGTTGGCCTTGCAGAAACAAATAAAACTATACCTGAAACTAACCTCACTGAGCCAACACCAGTAGGCAACCACTCTATCAAGGTTAACTTGTCTGATGCAGTGGATGAAAAGAAAACGAATGGAAATCAAACAGAAGATACCATCAAGCTGCCTACTAGTGTTGATAATCCTTCTGGGAACACTGGATCAGTGGGAAGCAATGAAACGCATACGAAAACAAGTTCTGGGAGACGCCTTCTAGAAGATGACACTTCAAAAGGTTCCCAGGAAGCTAGCTCTGATTCAAAAGAGAATGCTAAGGAAGCTACCGTGGAAAATGATCAAGGGTTAGAAGCAGATGCAGATTCATCTTTTGATTTATTCCGTGATAGTGATGAGTTAGCTGATGAATATAACTATGATTATGATGATTATGTTGACGAGTCCATGTGGGGAGATGAGGAATGGATGGAAGGACAACATGAGAAACTGGAGGATTATGTGAATATTGATTCTCACATCTTGTCTACTCCAGTGAGTATAAATTTCAATTAGATAATGTGTTTCTTTATAGTGAAGGAACAACATTGGTAGACACTAGTGGAATTCTACTACAAAAGTCATAATTTTTTTTCTCTATTGTCATCAGGTCATAGCAGACATTGATAATGATGGTGTATCAGAAATGATTGTTGCTGTTTCCTACTTTTTTGATCATGAGTGAGTTCTCTTCCTTACCTTTCAATCTGACTTCGGAGTCTAGGTTTCTCCTAAATGCCACTTGAAattcattcatggaaaattttagcttttttcttcctttttcatgTTTAACTTTTGCAAATCTGTTTTATGTTTTGTGGAAGGAGGGATGAGGGATGCCCTTTTACAATTGAAGTGACTGAAAAACTGAATTATTTGTTAGGTACTATGACAACCCTGAGCATATGAAGGAACTTGGAGATATTGATATTGGAAAATACGTTGCTGGTGGTATTGTTGTATTCAATCTTGATACAAAGCAGGTTAAGTGGACAAAAGATTTAGATTTGAGCACAGATACTACCAACTTCCATGCACATATATACTCTTCGCCAAATGTTGTTGATTTGGATGGTGATGGAAACTTGGACATCCTTGTGGGAACTTCATTTGGTTTGTTCTATGTATTGGATCACCGTGGTAATCCCTTTAAATTGATGAGCTTTTTCCTGTATTTTTAGTTAGATTTCTTACTGTTGGTCTTGTATGGGTGACTCATACTTTAGAACATAGCTAATCAATATTTCCCACCTTTGTGCATATGCAAATTCAAGTAGTTGCCTAATCTACTCCAGTGTTGAAACTACTTTATCTTATATTCAATTTTTTACCAAATCCCCCTTAAGATTCTTCTTTGTCTAGATtagtttatttcattaaatatgaTTTTGGTTCAATTATATGGGTTTCGCATGTGAATTTGTTTAAAATGTAACACTCTGGAATTTTCTGCTTGAACCCTGATTAGTATCTACTCACTGCAGGCTTGCACATCATCCCTTGTATCATAGTACTCTGTTTCATGTTCCTTTTTTTGAAGTTTTCATCCTCATGGAACTTGGTgttgtttcattagaaataacGTTCTGCACAAAGATCTTCCATCATTGTTTTTCTCTTTTGATATGACTTTAATTATAAGCAACTATTTTCACCAATTAATCCAATTGGATTGTTCATTTTCTTTCAGGAAATGTCAGAGAAAAGTTTCCTCTTGAAATGGCAGAAATTCAAAGTGCTGTAATTGCAGCTGATATCAATGATGATGGCAAGATAGAGCTAGTGACGACAGATACTCATGGGAATGTTGTTGCATGGACTGCACAAGGGAAATTAATTTGGGAAGCTCACGTGAAGAGTCTAATTCCCCAGGTGAGTTGTAGCACCCTTTCTGTATGCATTTATAATATGGTATTGTTCTGTCACTTTCTTTTCATTCCTGACAAATTCCATAGCTTGTTATCACTACTGATTATAGTTGCAGTAAGGGATATGATATGTTCATCGTTGCATGCCCCGGGTACATGTTAGCCATCTTTCAAGCATCTTTCCTCTAGTTTTAAACCTCTAATTGAACTAAATATCACATTGAGAAACTAGTGCTGAGCTGATATACATCAAGAGTCATGCCTATTTGATGTACTAAATATCTTTCAAGCATCTTTCAGGGTCCTGCTGTTGGTGATGTTGATGGAGATGGCCACACAGATGTTGTAATTCCCACATTATCGGGGAATATTTATGTTCTGAGTGGAAAGGATGGTTCAGCGGTTCGTCCATATCCATATAGAACTCATGGGAGAGTAATGAATCAAGTTCTTCTAGTGGACTTAAGTAAACGAGGGGAGAAAAGCAAGGGACTCACTATTGTTACAACATCCTTCGATGGTTATCTGTACCTGATAGATGGACCAACATCATGTGCTGACGTTGTAGATATCGGTGAAACTTCGTAAGTTTTTTGTTCTTGGTTCAGTACCTTACCCAATGCTCTTTTTGGTTTCTTTGTCTTATATTTGTACCATTTCTTGACAGGTATAGCATGGTGTTAGCAGACAATGTTGATGGTGGTGATGATCTAGATCTTATCGTTACAACTATGAATGGAAATGTCTTTTGCTTCTCAACCCCTGCCCCGCATCATCCTCTCAAGGCAGGATAGACTTAACCCGACATATGATTGAGTTCTTGTGCATTTGCTaagaattatattaattaattttaatttatttcaggcATGGAGGTCAAATAACCAAGGAAGAAACAATGTCGCAAACAGGTACAACCGTGAGGGAGTCTACGTTACTCATTCATCCCGAGCTTTCCGTGATGAGGAAGGCAAAAGCTTCTGGGTGGAGATTGAGATTGTGGATAAACATAGATATCCTTCAGGGTTCCAAGCACCTTATAATGTCACAGTAAGCCGCCATTTCACACACGAATCGCTAAAAGCGATTCAGGTGTTTCTTAACTTTTTAAAGCAGTTTAGTTTTtcgttcttttcttttttgttgaTTTTGTGCTGAAACAATGCAGACAACATTGTTAGTCCCGGGTAACTACCAAGGAGAAAGAAGGATAAAGCAAAGCCTGATCTTTGAGCGTCCGGGAAAATATCGGATTAAACTTCCAACGGTAGGGGTGAGGACTACAGGGACTGTTGTTGTGGAAATGGTTGACAAAAACGGACTCTATTTCTCAGACGACTTCTCCCTCACATTCCATATGTATTACTACAAACTGCTGAAGTGGCTTCTTGTCATCCCAATGCTTGGGATGTTCGCTGTGCTAGTCATCTTTCGCCCACAGGAAGCCATGCCTTTGCCGTCATTCTCCCGAAACACTGACTTGTGACAACTGTACCGAATTGAACCTCAACACGTGCTATACTTCACATCACTTAAATCAAGGCCCCTTATATAAGATGTCTTTTAAGTCTTAGTTACAAAGAGAGAGATAGAGAGACAGACTACCTCAAGTTTGATTTTTCTGTTGTCTAAAATGTTGGCCTTTACAACGTATTTGATTAAGGATGTCGAAAATTGTAATATTGTTGTGGAATTTGAGGTTCTTTTTAGAGGTAGTCAAAAAGTTAATTTTGACACACTGCTTTGTGCAGTGAAGCAATGTCGACCGGTTTTTGCCCCAACATTTCTGAGTTtcagggaaaagaaaaaattgaataaaacaaaaatattgcAAACCTAATTTACATAAAGGCTAAAAATCAGGTTTAAATGGGTATTATTATTCGGGGGTGACGATTTGATTTTGGAGAAAAATTACAATCCCTTTCGAGCATTTAGGAAATCAAATTGAATATCAAAAGTTATCAAAGTGAATTTGGTTTAGTTtatcattttttataatttttaaaatcatttttactagtttatattaaataaaaattaaatttgattcAATCTGTATCATGGTGATTTATCCTGAAACCTTAAAAACAACTAATCGATTTAATAAAACCATATGGAAGCCGCGTCGATTTGGCTTTCGGTCTTTTTGCTCAGCTTGCTGGATGGAAAACAATTGCTCCCCGAAAGATGCATCGACAGACAACAAAtgcttgttttctttcttttcttttttttctttttactgtTTTGTTTTACAAGTATGAGGCATCAGCGAAACACCA from Gossypium arboreum isolate Shixiya-1 chromosome 9, ASM2569848v2, whole genome shotgun sequence includes the following:
- the LOC108456987 gene encoding protein DEFECTIVE IN EXINE FORMATION 1 isoform X1, with protein sequence MRLLEIRVFWILFLLICRSGFSLGEDSNNKFRQRKATDDELGYPDMDEDASLNTQCPRNLELRWQTEVSSSIYATPLIADINSDGKLDIVVPSFLHYLEVLEGSDGDKMPGWPAFHQSTVHSSPLLYDIDKDGVREIALATYNGEVLFFRVSGYLMTDKLEVPRRKVRKDWHVGLHPDPVDRSHPDVDDDLLIQEAAKMNAVNQTNKTIPETNLTEPTPVGNHSIKVNLSDAVDEKKTNGNQTEDTIKLPTSVDNPSGNTGSVGSNETHTKTSSGRRLLEDDTSKGSQEASSDSKENAKEATVENDQGLEADADSSFDLFRDSDELADEYNYDYDDYVDESMWGDEEWMEGQHEKLEDYVNIDSHILSTPVIADIDNDGVSEMIVAVSYFFDHEYYDNPEHMKELGDIDIGKYVAGGIVVFNLDTKQVKWTKDLDLSTDTTNFHAHIYSSPNVVDLDGDGNLDILVGTSFGLFYVLDHRGNVREKFPLEMAEIQSAVIAADINDDGKIELVTTDTHGNVVAWTAQGKLIWEAHVKSLIPQGPAVGDVDGDGHTDVVIPTLSGNIYVLSGKDGSAVRPYPYRTHGRVMNQVLLVDLSKRGEKSKGLTIVTTSFDGYLYLIDGPTSCADVVDIGETSYSMVLADNVDGGDDLDLIVTTMNGNVFCFSTPAPHHPLKAWRSNNQGRNNVANRYNREGVYVTHSSRAFRDEEGKSFWVEIEIVDKHRYPSGFQAPYNVTTTLLVPGNYQGERRIKQSLIFERPGKYRIKLPTVGVRTTGTVVVEMVDKNGLYFSDDFSLTFHMYYYKLLKWLLVIPMLGMFAVLVIFRPQEAMPLPSFSRNTDL
- the LOC108456987 gene encoding protein DEFECTIVE IN EXINE FORMATION 1 isoform X2, with product MRLLEIRVFWILFLLICRSGFSLGEDSNNKFRQRKATDDELGYPDMDEDASLNTQCPRNLELRWQTEVSSSIYATPLIADINSDGKLDIVVPSFLHYLEVLEGSDGDKMPGWPAFHQSTVHSSPLLYDIDKDGVREIALATYNGEVLFFRVSGYLMTDKLEVPRRKVRKDWHVGLHPDPVDRSHPDVDDDLLIQEAAKMNAVNQTNKTIPETNLTEPTPVGNHSIKVNLSDAVDEKKTNGNQTEDTIKLPTSVDNPSGNTGSVGSNETHTKTSSGRRLLEDDTSKGSQEASSDSKENAKEATVENDQGLEADADSSFDLFRDSDELADEYNYDYDDYVDESMWGDEEWMEGQHEKLEDYVNIDSHILSTPVIADIDNDGVSEMIVAVSYFFDHEYYDNPEHMKELGDIDIGKYVAGGIVVFNLDTKQVKWTKDLDLSTDTTNFHAHIYSSPNVVDLDGDGNLDILVGTSFGLFYVLDHRNVREKFPLEMAEIQSAVIAADINDDGKIELVTTDTHGNVVAWTAQGKLIWEAHVKSLIPQGPAVGDVDGDGHTDVVIPTLSGNIYVLSGKDGSAVRPYPYRTHGRVMNQVLLVDLSKRGEKSKGLTIVTTSFDGYLYLIDGPTSCADVVDIGETSYSMVLADNVDGGDDLDLIVTTMNGNVFCFSTPAPHHPLKAWRSNNQGRNNVANRYNREGVYVTHSSRAFRDEEGKSFWVEIEIVDKHRYPSGFQAPYNVTTTLLVPGNYQGERRIKQSLIFERPGKYRIKLPTVGVRTTGTVVVEMVDKNGLYFSDDFSLTFHMYYYKLLKWLLVIPMLGMFAVLVIFRPQEAMPLPSFSRNTDL